CCCCAGATGATGAGAGTAACAGCGCTCAACTGTGCCCCTCCTGTCGACCCACCTGGGCTtcacccaccctcacccccagggtcctgcagcacaggaactttctCAACCTTTTCCCTGTGGCCCTGGGTCCGACCAAGGTTGGCCTTGCAGGGAAGGTGGTGGTGGGCCCATCATAGAGGACTCTGGCCCTGCTGCTGGCAGTCAGAGTGGGGCTCCACAGCATGGTGCATCCAAGTGACCCCCCACTCTGCGCTCAGCCTAGAGCAGCACATGGTCGTCCACACAGAGGAGCGGGAGTACAAGTGCGACCAGTGCCCCAAGGCCTTCAACTGGAAATCCAACCTCATCCGCCACCAGATGTCCCACGACAGCGGCAAGCGCTTCGAGTGCGAGAACTGTGTCAAGGTGCGGCCCCAGCCTGTAACCCATCACCCAACACACTGTCACACTATGTCCATCATCACCCTGTCCCCATCACTCTATACCCTGTAACCCTGCACCCCATCACCCTGCCCCCCATCACTTTGTCCCCCATTCTTTGCCACTCAACCCCATTCCAGGTCCCCCCCCCTGTCCctgtaccccaccccaccccctcggTCGCCAGGTGAGGTGTGGGAGGGACCAGGTGGTCCAGGCAGGTGACAGCCCTGTTGGGCAGAGCCACAGGCACCCAGAGACCGGGCTACCCCTCCCTGTGGGGCTGGTAGGGGCAGGCGGGCCTATAGCAGGGGCACCTATGGGTCCGTCTTTGTCTCCCCAGGTCTTCACGGACCCCAGTAACTTGCAGCGGCACATCCGGTCCCAGCACGTGGGCGCGCGGGCACACGCCTGCCCCGACTGTGGGAAAACCTTCGCCACGTCCTCCGGCCTGAAGCAGCACAAGCACATCCACAGCACCGTGAAGCCTTTCATATGTGAGTGCCCAGAGCATGGCTGGCACTCCGCCCGCCTGCCCCGCCAGGATCCCGCGGGCTGAGGGGAGTGGTAGGGGAGAGCCAGAGGACAGAGTGCAGGAGCGCCCCCCAACCTCCTCACTTGGCACACCCAGAAACTACTGCACTGCCTCTGCCTGCCACTGCTGAGTCACCATCAGCTAAGCGCTGAGTCATCACACCAATTCTACTGAGTCATCCCATCAGATCAGTCATGCCCACCAGTTCTGCTGAGTCACCATCAGCTCATTGCTGAGTCATTCATACCAGTTCAGCTGAGTCATCACCAGCTAGCACTGAGTCATCACACCGGCTCAGCGCTGAGTCATTCACACCAACTAGCTAAGTGCTGAGTCAATCACACCAATTCTGCTGAGTCATCACATCAGCTTGGTCATTCGCCCCGATTCTGCTAAGTCATCATTAGCTCAGTGCTGAGTCATTCACACCAGCTCTGTGCTGAGTCATCATGTCAGCTCTGTGCTGAGCTACTCAcaccagctcagtgctcagacatCACAACAGCACGTTGTTGAGCCATCACACCAGCTCAGTGCTGAGTCATTCACACCAAATCTTCTGAGTCATTGCCCCAACTTAGTGCTGAGTCATGCAATCTTTGCACTGATTCATTGCTCTTGattcccccatctctctctctctctctctctctctctctctctctctctctctctctctctctctctctctctctccctctctctctctctctctctctctcacacacacacacacacacacacacacacactttgctgAGTTACCGCTCACTAAAGATTGCAGTAAGCGGACAAGATGGTACTAGTCCTGCACCCAGAGGTTACAGAGTGGCCCAACACCAATGCTGCAGCCCAGGGCCACCACCCTCCCCATACTTGAACCCCAAATTCTAGAATAAGAATGCATTTGGAATTGTGTGGGATTGTCACTGGGGGTCTCACACTGGGCACCCCCGGGGACCTCCATCATGCGGGAACAGTGCTGGGTACTGTCCTGCTGACCAGCCCATTGGGCACCCCAGGCTTTGAACTGTCCCTCGAGAGGTCTAGCCTACAGCCACCCTGGCCACCCTGACAGGCTTCGCTCATTGGTGCATTAGGGACCCCACTTCCTGACCTTGAGCAGGAGGCACAGCCTGGGGAGAGGGCATAGCTCTCATAGTGTCAGCCACCCGCACTGTGCTCTGGCTCACCTTGGCCTCTACCAGCTGCCAGAGACACCCAATTCTTGGGCAGATGGCATGGGGCCTTTCAAAAGGAGAGAGATCAAGGGAGCAGTGGGGCATGTGCTTCCCAGTTCTGCCACTTTGGGGTCCTTGAGAAAAAGGCCAGTTCTGGGCACCCAGATGCTGCATCTATGCCCACTCACCCAAGTTCTGCTCCTGCTTATGCCTCCTCTGCCCATGGCACGGGGAGCACTGGAAGCTCACACGTGAACGCAGCTGCATGCCTCTGTGCAGGGCTGTATGTGTGTTCAGGGCCGTTCATGTGGGTGTGTGTGAAAACGTGCACTGTGGGGTGTATGATGCATGCATGTGTGGCTGTGTGCCTGTACGCATTGTGGGATGCGTGGCGTGCATGCATATGGTGAGGTGTGTGCATTGCGGTATGCAGCTGCGTGTTTGCACCATGTGACCTGTATGTTGTGTGCCCGTAGTATGTGTTTCTGTGGTTGCATTGCATTGTGTGCCTGTGTATTGTTGTGTGGTTGTATTGTGCTGTGTAGATGCTGTGTGGCTGCATTGTGTCGCATGTCTGTGTGAGCTGTGGGCTTTGTGTTGTGTGTCAGTGTGTGTCATGTGGTTGTCATGGAGACTTGGACACCCAGCAGACAGGCTCTTTGGGCTCTCACTCCCCTGTCtcgggtgtgtgtctgtgtgtctgtgtgtgtgatccTGGGGTGCACCCCACCTCACGAGCTTAGGAGCTGCTGACCAGGATGAGCAGCCCGGCATGCCCCTCCCTATGGGGCAGCTTGGCCCCGGAGGAGGGGCGTCGGTGATGCGAGGGGCTGGTGATGCTGGGCGTCGACTGAGGGGTGTGCTGCAGGCATCCAGAGCCCTGTCGTGACAGGAATTGGAGCATGAAGGCCAAGCCCAGCTGGGCGGTACTGGAGTATTTCTAGCAGGTCCCTCAGGGGTTCTGTACCCCCAGGAGCCTCCCAAAAAGGGCAGAAGGGCTGGAGCGAGCAGCCTAGATATAAATAGACATTGTGATTGAGAGCCCAGATCTGGGGCCAGTGGGGGCACATGGTTCTGCCGGGCAGTGCAGACCAGAGTTCCCCCTGCAGAGGCCCAGGTGTGTGTGAGCGAAAGCGTCACCATGCTGTCCCTTCCTGAGCAGAAAAAGTGGGCGAAAGGGACAGTGGGAGCCACGACCCAGCCCACAGGCCACAGGGACCTGCTCTGCCTGCTGCCTGCCACGGCCGGCTCGCCTGCACTGCCCTCTGCTGGCACAGGAGTAACCGGACTCTGCCCTGTTCTCCTGCATAGATCTGGGGGAGTCTGTGCTTCCGGCCATCCGTAAACACAGCCTAGGGCCACCATCGAGGACCCCAAGTCCCAGGGGAATTGTCCCTGCATGCTTCGGTCACGGGCATGCTGGGACGTCGGGGCCCCTTTGGACTGAGCCACAGTCAACTGGGGCTGGTTCCTCTCATCTGCCGACACGGCTCGGGATAGGGGGGATCTGAGCAATACAGTGTGGACACCAGGCATGCACAAGTGGACATGTGTGCTCGTGGGCGGTATGCATGCGTACACAAATAGATGTGTACGTGGGCATGTACACACTGTCATGCACAAATGAATACATGTACACATGGGGACACCCATGTGCCCATGTGTATGCTTGGGTGTGCACACAAACATGCATGGACAGACATGTACATGGGACACACATGGACATGCACAGAGACATTACACCTGATCATACACACTGATATGTACACATTACGTGTACAAGCAGGTGCACAAATACACGCAgacatacataatatatacacacatgaatATGCTCATGGAGACATCCACACATAAAATGCACATGCACCGTCATGCACACATGACCACAGTCACAGAATACACATGTGGACATGCACAGATATGCGCACACAATCATGGACACACGGCCATGAACACACATCTACATGAAGATGCTCACAGAGACAGGTGCGTGGAAATACACACGCACATATCAACACAGATACATGGACACGCACATACACCAAGGCCCTGCGCTTGGCACTCACCGCCCTGCCGCCCGCCCTCAGGTGAAGTCTGCCACAAGTCCTACACGCAGTTCTCGAACCTGTGCCGGCACAAGCGCATGCACGCCGACTGCCGCACGCAGATCAAGTGCAAGGACTGCGGCCAGATGTTCAGCACCACCTCCTCCCTCAACAAGCACCGGCGCTTCTGCGAGGGCAAGAGCCACTACGCGCCCGGCGGCCTCTTCGGCCCCGGCCTGCCCTTGACCCCCAGCCCCCTGCTGGACAAGGCCAAGCCTCAGCCCAGCCTCAACCACGCAGGCCTCGGCTTCGGCGAGTACTTCCCCACGCGGCCGCACCCCGGCGGGCTGCCCTTCTCCACCGCACCCCCCTCCTACCCGGCGCTCACGCCCGGCTACCCCGGCCTCTTCCCCCCGTCCCTGTACCCCCGGCCGCCGCTGCTGCCACCCACGCCGCTGCTCAAGAGCCCCCTGACCCACACCCAGGACGCCAAGCTCCCCAGCCCCCTGGGCCACCCGGCCCTGCCTCTGGTCTCGGCCGTGGGACACGGCCAGGGCACCCCGGGGGCGGCGGGGCCCGAGGACAAGTTTGAGGGTGGCCTGGAGGACACGTTCTCGGAGAAGCTGCAGGCCCGGGGCAGCGACCTCTCAGATGGCAGCGACTTCGAGGACCTCAACACCACGACGGGCACCGACCTGGACACCAGCTCCGGGTCGGGCTCCGACCTGGACAGCGACGCGGACAGCGACCGGGACAGAGCCAAGGCGCAGAGCCGGGCCGCCGAGGGCAAGGCGGAGCTGGGGGGCGGCGTGGCGCCCCCGGGGACCCCCGGCAGCACGGCGGGGGATGTGCCTGTCTTCTATTCCCAGCACGCGGCCGCTGCCTTCTTCCCGCCGCCCGATGAGCAGCTCCTGGGCGCGGCGGGCGCGGCGGGCGACTCCATCAAGGCCATCGCCTCCATTGCCGAGAAGTACTTCGGGCCGGGCCTCATGGGTGTGCCCGAGAAACTGGGGGCGCTGCCCTACCGCCCCGTCTTCCCCTTCCAGCTGCTGCCCAGCTTCCCCCCTGGCCTCTGCCCCTTCTCGGACCGCACCCTCGCCCACAACCTGCTGGTCAAGGCTGAGCCCAAGTCCCCCCGAGACCCCCTCAAGGCGGGCGGTCCCAGCACCGAGTCCCCCTTCGACCTCACCACCAAGCCCAAAGACGCCAAGCTGGTCCCCGCGGCACCCAGGGGCCCAGCCACCCCCGCAGCCCCCGAGGAGCAGCCGCTGGACCTGAGCGTGGGCAGCCGGGCCCGGGCCAGCCAGGACGGAGGGGGGCGCACACCCCGCAAGAACCACGTCTATGGGGATCGCCGGCCAGGGGCAGGCGAGGGCCTGCCCGCCATGTGCCTGGGCCAGCTGCCCGCACAGCCATCGCTGCACTATGCCAAGCCGTCCCCCTTCTTCATGGATCCCATTTACAGGTACTGGCGCACCTCGGCATGGCTGGGGCCGGGAAACGGAGGGAGGCTGGTTCCCCTCAGATCCCCCATATGCACAGGACAGCTTAGCAGCGGGTCAGTGTCCCACACCAGACTTGTTCTGTGGGAGTCCCTGTCACTGACCTGTGGGACCCACACAGAGAGACCCGTGTCCCATTGAGCTCCTAGACCCAGCTAGGGGAGGCTCAGAACGTGGCTGAGAGGTTCAGAACTGTGACGTGACACACTGGGCCCTCCTGAGCCCCGCTAAGGTCACCCCAACCCTGGGTTCCAGCAGGGGCTGGAGGAGCTGGGGTATAGGCCCATGGAGCCCTAGTGTGGAGAGCCAGCAAGCAGCAGGCCCCAATGTTCCAGAGCCCTGATGAGGGCAAGGTCTGAGCCGCCTGACCCCAGACATGAAGCGACCTTGTACCCTGCTAGCTGCTAGTTGCTGACTCTGTCCACTCCACGCCTCCAAAATGGCTCTCTGCACCACCCGGAGTGTCCAAACCCCATAAAGCAGCAAACAGGCCTCGCTGGGCCTTGGGGAGGGGCATGAGAAGGGGTGATCAGTTGAGCCCCAGAACTAACCCACAGACCCAGGGTCCCCATGCACGGTTTCCTGTGCCCATCATCCTGTCTCCTTCCAGTTTGGCCTTTCCAGGGAAGTGCAAAAGCAGGGCCAGTGCAAGCCTCCCGCCAGGACCCTCTGGGGGCAGGTCTAAGGGGTCTCCCAGCACTGGGGTCCAGGCGATTGTCCTGCTAAGCCCCTCGCTATCTGCCCCAGACAGGTTTGGGAGACCCTCCCCAAGCCCATGACACCACTTAGGGTCTGGCATCACGTGTGCCCCAAAATCAGAGGTGGTCCCAGTCCCCCTCCCCAACCAGCTACTCCCACAACCCTTATGGGGGGGTCCCTGGCTCCTCAGGAAAAGTCCCCTCTTCCCACCCCGGGGAGGACACCCAGGATCCAGGAAACCAGCCTTCATCACACCGTCTCCCGGGGGCGACCCCTCATCCTGGGAGTCACAAGTCCCGGTCCCAGGGAAGTTCCGGAATGGTCCAGAGCTGGAAGTCCCCATTTGCCTCCTGTCTCCCCCAGGACAGGGACCCCCGAAGGCTCCAGGCTGGGGTACAGGGGCTGGGCTATGGAGGTCCCTGCTAGCCATGGGTGAGCTGGGGTGTGAGGGAAGATTCTGAGCTCGGCATGCTGAGCTGGGAGGACGCGGCCGGGGTACGTAACCCGTGTCTTGCCGTCCAGCAGGGTGGAGAAGCGCAAGGTGGCCGACCCCGTGGGCGCCCTCAAGGAGAAGTACCTGCGGCCTGGCCCCCTCCTGCTGCACCCCCAGGTGAGACCCCGCTATGACATCCAGTGGGGCCAGGCCAGGTCACGGAAGGGCACTGTGGGATTGGAGTGGCTATGGTCTGGGGCTCCGGAAGGACCAGAATGGAGGATGGGGTGGTGGAGACCCCCCTCCCCGCACATTGTTCTCCCGCCCCCACGGGGTTCACAGACTCGCGCCCACATTGTCCCTTCCGTGTCTGGCTGCCCCCACATCCTGCTTTTGTTCCAAGTCACTGACTGCCCTTTGTCCTCACCCACACCCACGGTGCCCACTGGGAGGGGTTCTGAGCCCAGGCAGgggtgggcgggggggggggttcggGGGCTGATGGGGCTGGGGTGAGGGGGAATGAGCCTGTGCAACAGTGAGGAAGGGCCACCAGGCTGAGCCCCCAGGGGAGGATATGGAGCCCCAAGCCAGGTCACCCCCAACAGAGGCCGAAAGCTGCCCCCCCACGGCAGCCAGACCCAGCACCCCACTGACAGGGTCTGCCCAGTGCCAGCCATCTTGCTGGGCAGGGCTTGAGGCCCCATTGCCTGGAGTGTGTAAGCCCAAGCAGGAGCCAGGGGGAGCCTCCTCCCATCTCTCCTTTCCTtgctcctctccttcctctctttcctctcctccctcttccccctcctcccctctccacctCTCCCCTCCTCTATTTAATCCTCCCTTCCCCTacatcctcccctccctcctctccttcctcctcttcctcctcccttgcttcctcccctctcctcccttccttcctctctccttccttctctcctcccttccttcctttgcccAGCTCTCTTTGGGTGCAGTGGCCGGTGCAGTGGCCAGTGCGTGCCGTGCTCTCCTGCTGCGGGGCAGTGGAGACTGTTCACAGGGCAGGGGCTCAGGGACCCCATGCCCTCCCCACACCAGTGTCACAGGCCAGTGGGGCCTAGGCCTTCCCCCTTCAGCCCCAAGACACCAGCCTCTCACTCCCAAGGCCCCTCTGCAGGCCCTCTGCTTCTGGTGGGGGGTGGTCCTGCcatgcctccccccacccccggccaGCCCCACACAGCTAGGTCCAGGAGGCCAGGACAAGGCAGAGTCAGAAAGAGTCCAGAGATGGGACTCCTTTGCAAAGAGAAACCCCGGCCCTGAGCCACGGGGAGTGGACAGTACAGGCCCCCAGGGAGATGCAGCGTGGGCTGGGCTGCCGCCTCTAGGCAGACCCTCAGGTGGGCTCCCCACAGATGTCGGCCATGGAGACCATGACGGAAAAGCTGGAGAGTTTCGCGGCACTCAAGGACGCCGGCAGCTCCCTGCAGTCCCTGTCCCACCACCCCTTCGGCTTCCGCTCCCCGCCCCCCACGCTCTCTGACCCCATCCTCAGGAAGGGCAAGGAGCGCTACACGTGCAGGTGAGCCGCACCCCAAGGCAAGGGCGGGACTGGTGAAGGGGCAGGACGAGACCATTGGGATGGGATGGTGGGCGCTGCCAGTTCCCCCAGTTCCCTGGGGTGCATGCCCTGCTGAGCCGGCAGGATCCACCGGGTGACGCAGCCGCCCTCCCGCCCTGCCCACGCCAGGTACTGTGGCAAGATCTTCCCCAGGTCGGCCAACCTCACCAGGCACCTGCGGACGCACACCGGAGAGCAGCCCTACAGGTACAGCTCAGGGGTGCCTGGGAACGTCCCCCACTGCACAGGCCCCTGTGTGGGCGCTGCTGATAAAAACATGGGGTGCTTCAGAGCACCCAAAAGTGGACCCCAGAGCAGTTTGGGAGGACCCAGGTGGTCCTGGTGGGGACGGGAGGCTGGGTCCTGCAGAGCAGCCACAAAGGGCGCTAGGCTCGCCCCCACAGTTCAGGGTCCCCGCCTGCTCCCCacacctctccctctcttctcaagGCCTGTGCGACCCCAAGGTAGCAGGAGTAGGGGAATGCGGCCTGAGGCTCAGAGAGACGCCAGAGACAGGTCTCGGCCCTATCCCCGTGCCAAAAGCCTCACTGTGTGTGGCTCCACTGGCCTCCACTGTATGTGGGTGCTCTGTGGATCGCATGTGTGGGTGTTCTGTGCAGGTCACATGTGTGTGGATGCTGTTTGTGGCCCCCACTGAATGGATCTCCTGAGTTGATCCCAATTCTAGATCCTCATTGTGGATCCCAAGTGTAGTTGTTTTGCTCACAGAAACCACAGCTCCCCCCAAGATCCTGGGGCGGGGCTGTCTCTGCAGATCCGGTGCTGTGGGACATGCGGGGGGACCCCTGCCCTGCTCTCTGGGGACCTTGCCAACCCTCATAACAGGCTGGGAGGCTGCTGTGGAGCATCCCTTCCCCACAGTTCCATAAAACTGTTCTGGTGATCCCAGAGACTCCAGCACAGCTATGGAATTCCCGATGCTTCCCATAAGGGGGTTGGCCTCTGAGTGTCCGTGGGGGGCAGGGGTGCCCAAATTGGCAGATACTTCTCAGAGCCACTACCTGGCCCTCGCCTGGTTCCCTATGTTCTGGCTGCCCCACCTGAGTACTCTCTGCTCTGTGTAGTGGACAGGACAGTGCCCAGACTGCCCAAGATTCACATGGCCCAGAGGAGGGGTGAGAGCACACAGCACATGCTCTGACATGGGCATACATGCTGACATAGTGCATGTAGTGGACACCTATGATCACATGCATTGAGCCCCCAGGGTACCCCACATGGCTGCTCTGACAATCCATGTGGACTCTCCAACCTCACTCACATGTGACCACCAAGAGATGGGCTCTGTGATCCCCACCATGCCCTGATTCTGCACCCAGCCTTTGCTCTCAGGCATCACTAGGTCCTCCCTCCTCCCATGGCGATGATATAAAATGGGAGAGCATCCCCCCAATTCCAGAGTGAGCGGCCAGCCCAACCCTTTCCCACAGCTGCACCCCTCCAAGCCCCCATGGGAACAGGGCAGAGCCTTCTGCTTTCCCCACTTGAGAATAGTGGGGGGCTCTGCGGGCAAAAAAGCAGCCAAGGGCCCCCAAGCTCCTCAGACAGTCAAGGAGAAGCCCCTGGGAGTTTGCTTCTCCACATTGGGAGTTTGCAGATGGGCAAGAGGCTGTGTGAGGAGGGTGGGGCGCAGGGGGGAGCTAGCGGTGGTGCTGCAGGCTGCGGGGAGCATGTGGCCGACCAGTGAGAGGCGTCCCAGCGACTCCTGACTCCGAGACCAGGGTCCCTGTCCCCGCACACAGCCCGTGACCTGGGGAACCAGTCAGCTGCTTTCCGAGGGCTGGCCCGCACCACAGCCGCTCCCCGCCTCCTTGTCCCGCCGCAGGTGCAAGTACTGCGACCGGTCCTTCAGCATTTCGTCCAACCTGCAGCGGCACGTCCGCAACATCCACAACAAGGAGAAGCCCTTCAAGTGCCACCTGTGCAACCGCTGCTTCGGGCAGCAGACCAACCTGGACCGCCACCTCAAGAAGCACGAGCACGAGCACGCGCCAGGTGCCGGTCACGGCAGGATGGGGAGGGGGGGTCGTGGGGGCCGGGCGCCACACCCGCCTGACACCCTCCCTGCCCTCCCCGCAGTGACCCAGCACGCCGGTGTCCTCGCCAACCACCTGGGCACCGGCGCCTCGTCCCCCACCTCCGAGCCGGACACCCACGCACTGCTGGACGAGAAGGAGGACGCCTACTTCTCCGAGATCCGCAACTTCATCGCCAACAACGACGCCGACCCTGCGGCAGCACCCACGGAGCAGCGGTGAGGCCCGGCCTGGCCCGACCCGGCTCTGCCCTGCCTTGCCACCCCAGAGCTCCAACGGTCCGGCCCACCTCCGGCTGCAGCCAGCCGTGGTCCAGAGTTTGGCCCGGCTTCTCCTCCTGACCCCGGGTGCTGGCCCCAGACACCATGCTCACAACAGGCACTCGCATGCCTTTTCATACGTGTGTATGCCTTTCACATCGCTTTCACGTGTGTTTTTCTATGTTTTCACACAATCTGCTTGCTCATAAACGTTCAGTCCCCTCTGTTTACATGCGTTCGTGTACTGTTCATACGTGTGCACTCCCACAAATGTGTACAAATGTTTGTACATGTACATGCCTGTATGTTATAGATCTACAACACACACTTGTACCTTTTTATGTATGCACTTGCACACCCGCTCATATGTATACTCAACTGCTACATGTGCACTCACGTGCCTGTCATGAATTCTTGCACCTGCTCAGTGCACTTGTGTGTCTGTTCACATGCCTCGTCATGCATGTACTTACACCCGCTCTCGATATGCCTCACAACAGGCACTCAAACACGTGACCTGCCTGTTGACATGTGCTTTCACATGTATGGTTGTGttttgttggtgtacctatccaCATGTGTGATCTCACGTGTGTTCATACGTTTGCATTCCCACGTGAGTTCATGTCACATCGAGTCCTTATATGTACACACCATCATACATTTACACTCATACCCGCTCAGTGCACTTTCACGCCTATTCACATATGTGCATCCGCATGCCTGGTCATGCGTGTGTACTCACACACCTGCAACCATGTGCACTCAcaagcctc
This window of the Suncus etruscus isolate mSunEtr1 chromosome 6, mSunEtr1.pri.cur, whole genome shotgun sequence genome carries:
- the LOC126010954 gene encoding histone-lysine N-methyltransferase PRDM16-like gives rise to the protein MSCPWDPSALAPAGRVQNSCGSGLCRRGCPCQVSSLGSGLPASLPLIRGPRTPANPTPAGDLLQSHQGHRARGRAAGTLWKDSVCALGAVPPSPDEAPTFRCDACDELFPAKLDLRRHQKLACGVGSTLFPGLGPRLQPDRLGAAPGDGQPHECKDCERLFPNKYSLEQHMVVHTEEREYKCDQCPKAFNWKSNLIRHQMSHDSGKRFECENCVKVFTDPSNLQRHIRSQHVGARAHACPDCGKTFATSSGLKQHKHIHSTVKPFICEVCHKSYTQFSNLCRHKRMHADCRTQIKCKDCGQMFSTTSSLNKHRRFCEGKSHYAPGGLFGPGLPLTPSPLLDKAKPQPSLNHAGLGFGEYFPTRPHPGGLPFSTAPPSYPALTPGYPGLFPPSLYPRPPLLPPTPLLKSPLTHTQDAKLPSPLGHPALPLVSAVGHGQGTPGAAGPEDKFEGGLEDTFSEKLQARGSDLSDGSDFEDLNTTTGTDLDTSSGSGSDLDSDADSDRDRAKAQSRAAEGKAELGGGVAPPGTPGSTAGDVPVFYSQHAAAAFFPPPDEQLLGAAGAAGDSIKAIASIAEKYFGPGLMGVPEKLGALPYRPVFPFQLLPSFPPGLCPFSDRTLAHNLLVKAEPKSPRDPLKAGGPSTESPFDLTTKPKDAKLVPAAPRGPATPAAPEEQPLDLSVGSRARASQDGGGRTPRKNHVYGDRRPGAGEGLPAMCLGQLPAQPSLHYAKPSPFFMDPIYRVEKRKVADPVGALKEKYLRPGPLLLHPQMSAMETMTEKLESFAALKDAGSSLQSLSHHPFGFRSPPPTLSDPILRKGKERYTCRYCGKIFPRSANLTRHLRTHTGEQPYRCKYCDRSFSISSNLQRHVRNIHNKEKPFKCHLCNRCFGQQTNLDRHLKKHEHEHAPVTQHAGVLANHLGTGASSPTSEPDTHALLDEKEDAYFSEIRNFIANNDADPAAAPTEQRPEAQDCDGVAQCPGLVVGKPEDVEEEEEEEEEELEEEDEDSLAGKSQEDAVSPAPRPQGAAEDDEDDEDGDSPATLAVGFGHARRCAEQSPGGLLALEPMRTFGKGLDLRRAAEEAFEVKEAYAMMLTLSEDASLRAASHSPLDSWLNITGATPESGALNPMNHL